Genomic segment of Scyliorhinus canicula unplaced genomic scaffold, sScyCan1.1, whole genome shotgun sequence:
cctcaaccatgtctgtattcacttgccttgttagtcctcccaaaatgcatggcCTCAcactttcagggttaaattccatttgcctctattctgtccatctaaccagcccgtctgtctatatcatcctgttatctaaggctttcctcctcactatttaccacaccgccAATTTtcatgttatctgcaaacttactgctcATGCCTCCCACATTCAcacccagatcattaatgtgcaaTACAAACAGCACCGATTCctatggtacaccactggacccaggcttccagtcacagaaacaacctccaaccatcacactcTGCATTCTGCCATTTTACCCATTTTGtatccaattttccaaattgtcTCGAAACTGAACTGAGctcgtcatataaatactgtggctgcaagagcaggtcagaggctagaaatgctacggtgagtaactcaccacctgggaCCGAAGACAGCGGCTTCAGTCTTCCCCATATGTAAATGGAGGAAAATTGTGCTCATCCAGTGCTGGACGTggacaagtcaggatagtgtgtaacTTGGAGAGCGTGGAGGTGATGTTGTTCACACACACCTGACACCCTGCTCCTTCTAGGAGATGATGGTTGAGGGTTTGGGAGATTCTGGTAAAGTCCTGATTGATTTGTACAAATATAAAATCCCTCTCTTGCTTCTGCTCCcaatcctccctcactcccctccccccgtaGAGGCCAGAGTCTTGAGTCGGCCCAGACAGAGGAGGCGGGGAAGGGGCAGGTTCCCTTCACTgaaggatagtaagaagtcttacaacaccaggttaaagtccaacaggtttgtttcagatcactagctttcagagcactgctcctttctcaggtgaattcactgaaagctagtgatttgaaacaaacctgttggactttaacctggtgttgtaagacttcttactgtgctcaccccagtccaaagccagcatctccacatcgtcaCTGAAGGATATCAGTGAATCAGTTGGATTTTTACgaaaatccagcagttttcatggtcactttttcccagtgccggccccataaatgaccagattcattcagctcaattccaCAAGCTGCCTTTGtgatttttgtgggttctctctcactgtttttctgttttaaatcaatttcacagggcattagacggggaggatttgcagtcagGAAACTCAAACCACATCGGGAGCTGACAGTTGTCCAATTTATCCTGCCCTGAATATCATCGAGTTTGAACATGGAAGGGAAAAGCACCGATcatactggggagaaaccgtacacgtgttctgtgtgtggacaaggCTTCAGTCAATCGTCAGGCTTGAGGAGacacaaacacattcacactgggaagaaacggtggaaatgtggggactgcgaGGAAGCATTTCGTTCCCCGTCTGAGCTGAAAATTCATCGATGCACTCACACGGGGatagaccattcacctgctccacatgtggtaagggattcactcagtcatccaacctgctggcacaccagagaattcacactggggataaACCATTcaactgctccgagtgtgggagggAATTTGCTCATTTATCTagcctgctgagacatcagcgagttcacactggggagaggccattcacctgctccacatgtgggaaaggattcaatgATTTATCCAACCTATTgaaacaccagcgggttcacacttgGGAGAAGACATTCACCTGCGCCGAGTGTGGAAAAGGATTCACTGATCCATCCAACCtgttgagacaccaacaagttcacacagacaagagaccatttaaatgtcagAACTGTGGGAAGGGCTTTAAAGGATCTGgggaactgatgtcccatcagcgagttcacactgatgagagaccttttaaatgtccagactgcgggaagtgctacaAAAGGACCTGGGATCTGGTattccatcaacgtgttcacactgacgagagaccgttcaggtgctctcactgcgggaatgggttcagacgatcatctgAACTCACTatgcatcagcgagttcacactggggagaggccattcacctgctctaagtgtgggaagggattcattcggaTATCCAACTTGCTGAGACACAAGCAAGTTCACGAGTAACGACAGTGATTGGATCTTGCTTTGAATCACATCATGTTCATTGGAGTCTGTTTCTCTGTGAATAAACCCCAGATCTGTTACAGTTGTTACTATTACtgatgaaagaaaaataaatcagctttgactTTTTAATATCTCGACCTCACGTGAATTTCTTTTGAAGTGGTCTCCCTTCCCCCTCACATCCTCCATCCTCACATCCAACAAGTGTGAGGAGCTCATGGAGTTTTGTTGTCACGAGcatcatcatagaatccttacagtgcagaaggagactattcggcccatcaagtctgtatcgaccctctgaaagaacactgtaCCTGGACACAAttgcccaccctatccctataaccccacctagggacaatttagcatggccaatacatctaacctgcacagctttggactgtgggaggaaaccggagcacccggaggaaacaacaCGGGaataatgtgaaaactccacacagagagtcgcccaagaccggaatcgaacctggagctgtgaggcagcagtgctaaccacttgccaccATGCCACTAAGATTGAGACAATCTGATCAGCTGCTTCCCTCTCTCCACGAACACACCGAACCAGACTGCGTCTAAAGTTCCTCATCCAAGTCCTTGTCCCACATCTTACATAAGACCTGACGATATAGGACCAGAAttcggtcattcagcccattgaatctgctccaccagttaATTATGTCTGATTTGTTTGTCATCTCCATTCTGCTGCCGTATCCCTATAActcctaatccccttattaatcaagaacctatctgtctctttcATAAacacactccgtgatttggcctccacagtcttctgcagcaaagagctcctcagattccccaccctctggctgaagaaattcctcctcatctctgttttaaaggatcatgccttcagtctgagattctgtcctctgcttctagtgtttcctaccagtggaaacatcctctccacgttcactctatccaggcctctcagtattgtgtaagtttcaattagatcccctctcattcttctaaactgcatcgcgtacagacccagagtcctcaactgctcctcatatgacaaatccTTAATTctcgggatcattcttgtaaacatcCTCTCGACCccatccaaggccagcatattctTCCTTAGAGACGGGCCCAAATATGCTTGTAATATTCCgaatggtgtctgaccagagatTTATACTGTCTCAgcaggacatccctgctcctgtattctgGCCCTcgtgaaatgaatgctaacattgcatttgccttcctggcTGACAACTGAACCTGcaggttaacctgaagagaatcccaCACTGGGTTTCCCAAGACTCTTTGTGTatctgatttctgaagccttttcccattttacAGAAGTctctgcctctattcttcctggcaaagtgcagaacctcacactttcccaaatgatattccatctgccactttgctcactctcctagcttgcacagatccttctgcagcctccctgctacCTCAAGacgacctgtccctctacatatctttgtatcatctgcaaacttagcaacaattccctcagttccttctgccagatcattaatgtacatcatATAAACATTCTCCAGTTTCTCCTGTATCTCACTTTATCCTAATAaccttgattgtcacaagtaggcttacattaacactgcaatgaagttactgtgaaaagcccctagtcgccacattccgacacctattcgggtacacggagggagaattcaggttgtccaaattacctaacagcacgtctttcgggacttgtgggaggaaactggagtacccggggaaacccacgcagacacggggagaacgtacagactccacatagacagtgacccaagcctggaatcgaacctgggaccctggagctgtgaagcaacggtgctaaccactgtgctaccgtgccaccctctcaGAGCTCAgactgtccatgagacctgccttctgctgtattttttttccttttttaaaaacttagagtacccaattcatttttttccaattaagggtcaatttagcgtggccaaacgtACCCTGCGCATTTttttggatgtgggggtgaaacccacgcaaacacggggagaatgcacaaactccacacggacagtgacccacagctgggatcgaacctgggaccttggcgccgtgaggcagcagggctaaacaccgtgctgccctcgccttCTGCTGTATTGGCCCTATTCTTACTAAAGTATTGAGCACCCAACTTCCCCATGTTAGCTGATACTGTTTCCAGTTCTCTAGCTCATTTGATCCTCTCCCTTTCGCCTTTAAATTTACCGTCATTGCCCATCATAAAAAAACTGACCAGCCCGTCGTCACCAACTACCATCCATCTCACATcactttcctctccaaagtccgtGTACTTGGTGTTCCCCAAGGATCCATCCTCGGCCCCTCCTATTTCCCATCTACAAGCTGCCACTGGGTGACATCATCCCAAAGCACtgtgttagttttcacatggacactgacaacacccagctctacctcacccccatccctctccattcc
This window contains:
- the LOC119961202 gene encoding gastrula zinc finger protein XlCGF49.1-like, whose amino-acid sequence is MHSHGDRPFTCSTCGKGFTQSSNLLAHQRIHTGDKPFNCSECGREFAHLSSLLRHQRVHTGERPFTCSTCGKGFNDLSNLLKHQRVHTWEKTFTCAECGKGFTDPSNLLRHQQVHTDKRPFKCQNCGKGFKGSGELMSHQRVHTDERPFKCPDCGKCYKRTWDLVFHQRVHTDERPFRCSHCGNGFRRSSELTMHQRVHTGERPFTCSKCGKGFIRISNLLRHKQVHE